The Betta splendens chromosome 7, fBetSpl5.4, whole genome shotgun sequence genome includes a window with the following:
- the LOC114859345 gene encoding galanin receptor type 3-like yields the protein METEEQQGNGSDVSETTRDEAFFKAMVPVLDGLILLTGLVGQALVISILTGRRRRASRPPLTDTLLLALSAADLLLLLCLPFHTSAIALGLWPFGSFMCKAVSFMGVACSSASVFTLAALAVTRYLTVVHPAWTYRTKMCRHMKLAVALLWVAAAALAAPQFAFRTLTVSSAVYCFAFLSDLSQLVYGVALFLFSFALPLGVIVLMYTKIYCFLRHALLPGNASQLERYQSQVTHTSALLVLVFTLLWLPSYALMFSFIGRTITSSPGYNTFAILARLLASSVAVVNPILYGLMSRKFRRDLLNVGRERWTWCKGCVTGCLHVMSRDMVQPFELDTSSERGQN from the coding sequence atggagacagaggagcagcagggaaaCGGCAGCGATGTCAGTGAAACAACCCGAGACGAGGCCTTCTTTAAAGCCATGGTTCCCGTGCTGGATGGGCTGATTCTGCTGACCGGGCTCGTGGGCCAGGCGCTGGTCATCAGCATCCTTACaggcagaaggaggagagcCAGTCGGCCGCCGCTGACGGACACTCTGCTGCTGGCTCTCAGCGCCgccgacctgctgctgctgctctgcctgccCTTCCACACCTCCGCCATCGCCCTGGGCCTCTGGCCGTTCGGCAGCTTCATGTGCAAAGCCGTGAGCTTCATGGGCGTGGCCTGCTCGTCCGCCTCCGTGTTCACGCTGGCGGCTTTGGCGGTGACGCGCTACCTCACCGTGGTGCACCCCGCCTGGACGTACCGCACCAAGATGTGCAGGCACATGAAGCTGGCGGTGGCGCTGCTCTGGGTCGCCGCGGCGGCGCTGGCGGCGCCGCAGTTCGCCTTCCGGACGCTGACGGTGTCCAGCGCCGTGTACTGCTTCGCCTTCCTGTCGGACCTGAGCCAGCTGGTCTACGGCGTGGCCCTCTTCCTGTTCAGCTTCGCTTTACCACTGGGTGTCATTGTGCTGATGTACACTAAGATCTACTGCTTTCTTCGCCACGCGCTGCTGCCGGGAAACGCCTCCCAGCTCGAACGCTACCAGAGCCAAGTCACTCACACGTCGGCGCTACTGGTCCTGGTCTTCACCCTCCTCTGGTTGCCCTCCTACGCCCTCATGTTCTCCTTCATTGGAAGAACCATAACGAGCTCACCTGGCTACAACACCTTCGCTATTCTGGCCAGACTGCTGGCGTCCTCGGTAGCGGTGGTAAATCCGATATTGTACGGCCTGATGTCACGGAAGTTTAGACGAGACTTGTTGAACGTGGGAAGAGAACGCTGGACATGGTGCAAAGGCTGTGTGACTGGTTGCCTCCATGTGATGAGCAGGGACATGGTTCAGCCCTTTGAGCTGGACACAAGCTCAGAGAGAGGCCAAAACTGA